One Solirubrobacter pauli DNA segment encodes these proteins:
- a CDS encoding right-handed parallel beta-helix repeat-containing protein: MVRILAPAIALLLAILLPTSAQASPFTPAGTIVVNSTADTGERCDQPTTTVCTLRGAIHTANLRAGEDTITFDLIGGAKFTPATPLPPITQTVTIDGSGPTGAPQIEIDGSLIPEDVRPAALKGALAEPLEQPKAKATRSGNDGVIRFLRPWGLDFRDADESTIRGLIIHSFPYAQIGFDGADRMTVKGNWIGLKPDGSASARRSTEDRMLGLALINSAVNLIGGPNADKNIISGTEIGLVLMDRGASGNLIYGNYIGTTTDGRGERANTETGILLTEPANLAGRGTEQNRIVGNVVLGKREDSYGISVLAAKETDIWGNFVGLSASGLAESPTGEPLGHDIGIYVHDSPETAIGGTGPAEFNLVAGNDLGIELNGGSDRSTIAGNLVGTEYGGKTATAASRNRFGVGVVADGLQEAPADITINENTVANTSEQGMYVTGAAKRVTVTSNRFGTDLDGVGKLPNKIGFATGRPAGGGDAPSDLTFGPGNVAAGNSTDGVQVLDGTNVVVRGNRIGVSADAKPLGNGTVGLNVQADGALVESNTVSANAQGIAVNGPTDDVIIRANRIGTGTDGEPSPSQDFGNAGAGVLILGTATNTRVGGSSSTDANIISGNGRGVHVAGDANGTTLRQNVIGLNTTADAPIPNDVGIYLAGGRNTVVGGALGIDARNYISRNYGPGIRINGAKKSVIMGNYITDNRGAGVLADAKGGDAVIGYTVEADGKPEDINCRETRCNRIEGNQGPGVHVLAKSQITVRGNRMRGNTGLDVDLAEAGATANDDNDGDDWANTPVGVLPLTADGGKIVGQLDRFDAAETLIDVYGFNSTEALKGRPRGGELIGTAFPNARGEWELATAKTYAAYGAVMTDRLGNTSEMSPICTGDQDGDALCDNWETSGIDYDADGTADLRLQDEGASPVKPDLFVEVDWQQGRKPHMKALYDVKQAFELAPKPIALHTVMGEEVPGTGAINAGGRSIGFNNDVQDYLGGVSGTDPCEGAFGSADDRADQDCFRVLGARKLAYRYAIFANHVSGGHAGAADPGRDAFLVSLGDALREDIMLGGGSGPEGCNRQYDACVAQLESAVFMHELGHTLGLLHGGDEKAENNEPTYLSVMNYWYLTRVPLNSRPLDFSRKTPLARNEAAFDEALPLYEAYPQRAEHPWTEAAVSIYDKQSDRCLIERVRLDLPIDLDLDGQHEIRRMGLNDKDLDSDPEGPEECQKPENQTWLTGVDDWSRLRYSRHGLTGWDEGTYESAVETADLPKATDLAAAVDTDEDGVSDAKDVCPAAADPGQEDADEDGLGDACLPFITQRDVSLTMTAASANVPVGETRTVTLELANAYPKPATGVVVAITAPAGVTVDTPRWEVGEIPARGTRQLELKVTGTAVGRGELKAEVVAAAEPDFDSTPDNHDATEDDQAAKRLTTFQPGKVPTVSIRPGSAREADDGTEAAYVRIDLDGHTGMTVEGRLRSVGGTATPGVDYEPVDTPISIAGSDRAQVDLKLFGDTLDEPDETIELELSGVDGAQPESVRGTFTISDDDDPRKPGELTYLGCLSRDYGPGKSCGQRESKLAAPAGTKAMTADGRFLWVADETSLVRLERDPATGGLSHAKCWVTAGPARDCASLGEVNFEPSAVHLTPDGKQLIVRGTNWEDGGNPRMSIVSLALDAAGEPTLTGCIGMGAPGCAVPIRSDNAILSPGGRFLITVPSGQKRSYGEINVYPLSSGKIEPSARCYAHPEEKRPCEPLTVILDGSPWMDFSPDGKTLAIRSKHHLALLGWDETAGTLASGGGCLREGAGCRTDADCHLNGDKEFICPKEPDYLSGWGPVRFAPDGRALYVGAQISDRVTALPRVADRTWSADGAMCVGRAGTGCALDVPLVDAATEIVTSPDGGDVYMTSQAGGVLSFSADRRTGALSGPRCELTSGGTASCPASVGGNAVPAGSSGNLVFDPTGRDLYTTDTLPGHTYSKYAVARFLRATRPPGGQNRAPLCSNADASVRPGETTEVTLRCADPDGDPVTLRKTRGGGELTGTRLRYTAGTAAGVETVGFRAGDGGLESEEAEVRVTVGNPPACADGAVSVMRRGSVALPLSCDRGTIEIVEHPAHGGVVGTTFNASPQGHDGVEYVKYAAYDPDTGVRSNVATITVTVLAPPPGPDIIEFGSVSLENDRGGANNGCSGSSCRPSGNGELPFPMRCNGSPTQTPGSCSGTLEACTPSGCSKRAGGTRASAAAAKLKGSLGRVRFSIPVGQAKTIKLRLNAKARKELAKRGKLKLRILTTVKVPTGKTVTSTRTLTVKKPLKKQRRR, encoded by the coding sequence ATGGTCCGCATACTTGCTCCCGCGATCGCGCTCCTGCTGGCGATCCTCCTCCCCACTTCCGCCCAGGCCAGCCCGTTCACGCCGGCCGGGACGATCGTCGTCAACTCGACCGCCGACACCGGCGAACGCTGCGACCAACCCACCACCACCGTCTGCACGCTGCGCGGCGCGATCCACACCGCGAACCTCCGTGCCGGTGAAGACACGATCACCTTCGACCTGATCGGCGGCGCGAAGTTCACGCCCGCCACCCCGCTCCCCCCGATCACCCAGACCGTCACGATCGACGGCTCCGGCCCGACCGGCGCCCCGCAGATCGAGATCGACGGCAGCCTGATCCCGGAGGACGTCCGCCCGGCAGCGCTCAAGGGCGCCCTCGCCGAGCCGCTCGAGCAGCCCAAGGCCAAGGCCACGCGGTCGGGCAACGACGGCGTGATCCGCTTCCTGCGCCCGTGGGGTCTCGACTTCCGGGACGCCGACGAGTCGACGATCCGCGGCCTGATCATTCACTCCTTCCCCTACGCCCAGATCGGCTTCGACGGCGCCGACCGCATGACCGTCAAGGGCAACTGGATCGGCCTCAAGCCCGACGGCAGCGCCTCCGCGCGCCGGTCGACCGAGGACCGGATGCTCGGCCTCGCGCTGATCAACAGCGCGGTCAACCTGATCGGCGGCCCCAACGCCGACAAGAACATCATCTCCGGCACCGAGATCGGCCTCGTCCTGATGGACCGGGGCGCAAGCGGGAACCTGATCTATGGGAACTACATCGGCACGACCACCGACGGCCGCGGCGAGCGCGCCAACACCGAGACCGGGATCCTGCTCACCGAGCCCGCCAACCTCGCCGGCCGCGGCACCGAGCAGAACCGGATCGTCGGCAACGTCGTGCTCGGCAAGCGCGAGGACTCCTACGGGATCAGCGTCCTGGCGGCGAAGGAGACCGACATCTGGGGCAACTTCGTCGGCCTGAGCGCCTCCGGCCTCGCCGAGTCGCCGACGGGCGAGCCGCTCGGCCACGACATCGGCATCTACGTCCACGACTCGCCCGAGACCGCGATCGGCGGGACCGGCCCGGCCGAGTTCAACCTCGTCGCCGGCAACGACCTCGGCATCGAGCTCAACGGCGGCTCGGACCGCTCGACGATCGCGGGCAACCTCGTCGGCACCGAGTACGGCGGCAAGACCGCGACCGCCGCCTCCCGCAACCGCTTCGGCGTCGGCGTCGTCGCCGACGGCCTGCAGGAAGCGCCGGCCGACATCACCATCAACGAGAACACGGTCGCCAACACGAGCGAGCAGGGCATGTACGTGACGGGCGCCGCCAAGCGCGTCACGGTCACGAGCAACCGCTTCGGCACCGACCTCGACGGCGTCGGCAAGCTCCCGAACAAGATCGGCTTCGCGACCGGGCGCCCGGCCGGCGGCGGCGACGCGCCGTCCGACCTCACCTTCGGCCCCGGCAACGTCGCGGCGGGCAACTCGACCGACGGCGTCCAGGTGCTCGACGGCACGAACGTGGTCGTCCGCGGCAACCGGATCGGCGTCAGCGCCGACGCCAAGCCGCTCGGCAACGGGACGGTCGGCCTCAACGTCCAGGCCGACGGCGCGCTCGTGGAGAGCAACACCGTCTCCGCGAACGCCCAGGGCATCGCCGTCAACGGACCGACCGACGACGTGATCATCCGCGCCAACCGCATCGGCACGGGGACCGACGGCGAGCCGTCACCGAGCCAGGACTTCGGCAACGCCGGCGCGGGCGTGCTGATCCTCGGCACCGCGACCAACACGCGCGTCGGCGGCTCCAGCAGCACGGACGCGAACATCATCTCCGGCAACGGCCGCGGCGTCCACGTCGCCGGCGACGCCAACGGCACGACGCTCCGGCAGAACGTCATCGGCCTCAACACCACGGCCGACGCCCCGATCCCGAACGACGTCGGCATCTACCTCGCCGGCGGGCGCAACACCGTCGTCGGCGGCGCGCTCGGCATCGACGCGCGCAACTACATCTCGCGCAACTACGGGCCCGGCATCCGCATCAACGGCGCCAAGAAGTCCGTGATCATGGGCAACTACATCACCGACAACCGCGGCGCCGGCGTGCTCGCCGACGCCAAGGGCGGAGACGCGGTGATCGGCTACACGGTCGAGGCCGACGGCAAGCCCGAGGACATCAACTGCCGCGAGACCCGCTGCAACCGGATCGAGGGCAACCAGGGTCCCGGCGTGCACGTGCTCGCGAAGTCGCAGATCACCGTGCGCGGCAACCGCATGCGTGGCAACACCGGTCTGGACGTCGACCTCGCGGAAGCGGGCGCGACGGCCAACGACGACAATGACGGCGACGACTGGGCGAACACGCCCGTCGGCGTGCTGCCGCTCACGGCCGACGGCGGCAAGATCGTCGGCCAGCTCGACCGCTTCGACGCGGCCGAGACCCTGATCGACGTGTACGGGTTCAACTCCACTGAGGCGCTCAAGGGCCGCCCCCGGGGTGGCGAGCTGATCGGGACGGCGTTCCCGAACGCGCGCGGCGAGTGGGAGCTCGCCACGGCCAAGACGTACGCCGCCTACGGCGCCGTGATGACCGACCGCCTCGGCAACACCAGCGAGATGTCGCCGATCTGCACCGGCGACCAGGACGGCGACGCCCTCTGCGACAACTGGGAGACCAGCGGCATCGACTACGACGCCGACGGCACCGCCGACCTGCGTCTGCAGGACGAAGGCGCCAGCCCGGTCAAGCCCGACCTCTTCGTCGAGGTCGACTGGCAGCAGGGCCGCAAGCCCCACATGAAGGCGCTCTACGACGTCAAGCAGGCGTTCGAGCTCGCGCCCAAGCCGATCGCGCTGCACACCGTGATGGGCGAAGAGGTCCCGGGCACGGGCGCGATCAACGCCGGCGGCCGCTCGATCGGCTTCAACAACGACGTGCAGGACTACCTGGGCGGCGTGAGCGGGACCGATCCGTGCGAAGGCGCCTTCGGGTCCGCCGACGACCGCGCCGACCAGGACTGCTTCCGCGTCCTCGGCGCGCGCAAGCTCGCCTACCGCTACGCGATCTTCGCCAACCACGTGTCCGGTGGACACGCCGGCGCGGCCGACCCGGGCCGCGACGCCTTCCTGGTGTCGCTCGGCGACGCCCTGCGCGAGGACATCATGCTCGGCGGCGGCTCCGGTCCCGAGGGCTGCAACCGCCAGTACGACGCCTGCGTCGCGCAGCTCGAGTCGGCCGTGTTCATGCACGAGCTCGGCCACACGCTCGGCCTGCTCCACGGCGGGGACGAGAAGGCCGAGAACAACGAGCCCACCTACCTGTCGGTGATGAACTACTGGTACCTCACGCGGGTGCCGCTCAACAGCCGGCCGCTCGACTTCTCGCGCAAGACCCCGCTCGCCCGCAACGAGGCCGCGTTCGACGAGGCCCTGCCGCTCTACGAGGCGTATCCGCAGCGCGCGGAGCACCCGTGGACGGAGGCGGCGGTCTCCATCTACGACAAGCAGTCGGACCGCTGCCTGATCGAGCGCGTGCGGCTCGACCTGCCGATCGACCTCGACCTCGACGGACAGCACGAGATCCGCCGGATGGGGCTCAACGACAAGGATCTCGACAGCGACCCCGAGGGGCCTGAGGAGTGCCAGAAGCCGGAGAACCAGACCTGGTTGACCGGCGTCGACGACTGGTCGCGCCTGCGCTACTCGCGCCACGGCCTGACCGGCTGGGACGAAGGCACGTACGAGAGCGCCGTCGAGACCGCCGACCTGCCCAAGGCGACCGATCTCGCCGCCGCCGTCGACACCGACGAAGACGGCGTCAGCGACGCCAAGGACGTCTGCCCGGCGGCCGCCGACCCCGGCCAGGAGGACGCCGACGAGGACGGGCTCGGCGACGCCTGCCTGCCCTTCATCACCCAGCGCGACGTGTCGCTGACGATGACCGCCGCCTCGGCGAACGTGCCCGTCGGCGAGACCCGGACCGTCACGCTCGAGCTGGCCAACGCCTACCCCAAGCCCGCGACGGGCGTCGTGGTCGCGATCACGGCCCCCGCGGGCGTGACCGTCGACACGCCGCGGTGGGAGGTCGGTGAGATCCCCGCGCGCGGCACCAGGCAGCTCGAGCTGAAGGTGACGGGCACCGCGGTCGGGCGCGGCGAGCTGAAGGCCGAAGTGGTGGCCGCGGCCGAGCCGGACTTCGACTCGACCCCGGACAACCACGACGCCACCGAGGACGACCAGGCGGCGAAGCGCCTGACGACGTTCCAGCCCGGGAAGGTCCCGACCGTGTCGATCCGGCCCGGCTCGGCGCGCGAGGCCGACGACGGCACCGAGGCCGCGTACGTGCGGATCGACCTCGACGGCCACACCGGCATGACCGTGGAGGGCCGCCTGCGGTCGGTGGGCGGGACGGCGACGCCGGGCGTGGACTACGAGCCGGTGGACACGCCGATCTCGATCGCGGGATCCGACCGGGCGCAGGTCGACCTCAAGCTCTTCGGCGACACGCTCGACGAGCCCGACGAGACGATCGAGCTCGAGCTGAGCGGCGTCGACGGCGCGCAGCCGGAGAGCGTCCGCGGCACCTTCACGATCAGCGACGACGATGACCCCCGCAAGCCGGGCGAGCTCACCTACCTCGGCTGCCTCTCACGCGACTACGGCCCGGGCAAGTCCTGCGGTCAACGTGAGAGCAAGCTCGCCGCTCCGGCCGGCACGAAGGCGATGACGGCGGACGGCCGCTTCCTCTGGGTCGCCGACGAGACCTCGCTCGTGCGGCTCGAGCGCGACCCTGCGACGGGCGGGCTGAGCCACGCGAAGTGCTGGGTCACCGCCGGCCCGGCGCGCGACTGCGCGTCGTTGGGCGAGGTCAACTTCGAGCCATCCGCCGTCCATCTGACGCCGGACGGCAAGCAGCTGATCGTGCGGGGCACCAACTGGGAGGACGGCGGCAACCCGCGCATGAGCATCGTCTCGCTCGCGCTCGACGCCGCGGGCGAGCCGACGCTGACCGGATGCATCGGCATGGGCGCGCCCGGCTGCGCCGTGCCGATCCGCAGCGACAACGCGATCCTCTCGCCGGGTGGGCGCTTCCTGATCACGGTCCCGTCCGGGCAGAAGCGCTCCTATGGCGAGATCAACGTCTACCCGCTCTCCAGCGGCAAGATCGAGCCGTCCGCGCGCTGCTACGCGCACCCTGAGGAGAAGCGGCCGTGTGAGCCGCTGACGGTGATCCTCGACGGGAGCCCGTGGATGGACTTCTCCCCCGACGGCAAGACGCTCGCGATCCGCTCGAAGCACCACCTGGCGTTGCTCGGCTGGGACGAGACGGCCGGCACGCTCGCCTCCGGCGGCGGCTGCCTGCGGGAGGGCGCCGGGTGCCGCACCGACGCCGACTGCCACCTCAACGGCGACAAGGAGTTCATCTGCCCGAAGGAACCGGACTACCTCTCGGGCTGGGGACCGGTGCGGTTCGCGCCGGACGGCCGCGCGCTGTACGTCGGCGCGCAGATCAGCGACCGGGTGACGGCTCTGCCGCGCGTCGCGGACCGCACGTGGTCGGCGGACGGCGCGATGTGCGTCGGGCGGGCCGGCACCGGCTGCGCCCTGGACGTCCCGCTCGTCGACGCGGCGACCGAGATCGTCACGTCGCCCGACGGCGGCGACGTCTACATGACCAGCCAGGCGGGTGGCGTGCTCTCCTTCAGCGCGGACCGGCGAACGGGCGCGCTGTCGGGCCCACGGTGCGAGCTGACCTCGGGCGGCACCGCCTCCTGCCCGGCCAGCGTGGGCGGCAACGCGGTCCCGGCCGGCTCGTCCGGCAACCTGGTGTTCGACCCGACCGGCCGCGACCTGTACACGACCGACACGCTGCCGGGCCACACCTACTCGAAGTACGCGGTCGCGCGCTTCCTGCGCGCCACGCGGCCGCCGGGCGGGCAGAACCGGGCACCGCTGTGCTCGAACGCGGACGCCTCCGTGCGCCCGGGCGAGACGACGGAGGTGACGCTGCGCTGCGCCGACCCCGACGGCGACCCGGTGACGCTGCGCAAGACGCGCGGCGGCGGTGAGCTGACCGGCACGCGCCTGCGCTACACGGCGGGAACGGCCGCGGGCGTCGAGACGGTCGGGTTCCGCGCCGGCGACGGCGGCCTGGAGTCCGAAGAGGCCGAGGTGCGCGTGACGGTCGGGAACCCGCCGGCCTGCGCCGACGGCGCCGTCAGCGTCATGCGCCGCGGTTCCGTCGCGCTGCCGCTCAGCTGCGACCGCGGCACGATCGAGATCGTCGAGCACCCCGCGCACGGCGGCGTGGTCGGCACGACGTTCAACGCCAGCCCGCAGGGCCATGACGGCGTCGAGTACGTCAAGTACGCGGCGTACGACCCGGACACCGGCGTGCGCTCGAACGTCGCCACGATCACCGTGACCGTGCTCGCTCCGCCGCCGGGCCCGGACATCATCGAGTTCGGCAGCGTCTCGCTCGAGAACGACCGTGGTGGCGCGAACAACGGGTGCTCGGGCTCCTCGTGCCGCCCCTCCGGCAACG
- a CDS encoding response regulator yields MTGRRTRVVLVDDHVLVRSGIKALLDAEPDLEVTGEAADGAAGVELTLERHPDVVLMDVWMPGIDGIEATKRIKAAGSRAAVLVLTSHDDHQLALRAIRAGATGYFLKDAPPARLADAVRAVAAGETLLAAPITKRLVELQLGNARGALLHRFETLTARERDIVRQLARGFSNATLAAELELSEATVKTHVNRVLTKLSVTSRVQAVVLAYESGFVKPGHTEGLEL; encoded by the coding sequence ATGACGGGGCGGCGCACGCGGGTGGTGCTGGTCGACGACCACGTGCTCGTCCGCAGCGGGATCAAGGCGCTGCTCGACGCCGAGCCGGACCTGGAGGTGACCGGGGAGGCCGCGGACGGCGCGGCGGGCGTCGAGCTCACGCTCGAGCGGCACCCCGACGTGGTGCTGATGGACGTGTGGATGCCGGGCATCGACGGGATCGAGGCGACCAAGCGGATCAAGGCCGCGGGCTCGCGCGCCGCCGTGCTGGTGCTCACCAGCCACGACGACCATCAGCTCGCGTTGCGGGCGATCCGGGCCGGCGCGACGGGCTACTTCCTCAAGGACGCGCCGCCCGCGCGGCTCGCGGACGCGGTCCGCGCGGTGGCGGCGGGCGAGACGCTGCTGGCCGCGCCGATCACCAAGCGGCTCGTCGAGCTGCAGCTCGGGAACGCGCGTGGCGCGCTGCTGCACCGCTTCGAGACGCTCACCGCGCGGGAACGCGACATCGTCCGCCAGCTGGCGCGCGGCTTCTCGAACGCCACGCTCGCGGCGGAGCTCGAGCTCAGCGAGGCGACCGTGAAGACGCACGTCAACCGCGTGCTGACCAAGCTGAGCGTGACGAGCCGCGTCCAGGCCGTCGTGCTCGCCTACGAGAGCGGCTTCGTCAAGCCTGGCCATACGGAGGGGCTCGAGCTGTGA
- a CDS encoding cupin domain-containing protein produces the protein MNLLPGINLNVTVAGHATQGEYALVEAVVADGTEIPPHVAQLEDVILHVLHGELALVVDREPSTLGTGATVVLERGVPRRLTATRPTRVLALITPAGLEQLLTVIADPATDPDDRAALLAVGGVQTVPAA, from the coding sequence ATGAACCTCCTCCCCGGCATCAACCTGAATGTGACCGTCGCCGGTCATGCGACGCAAGGCGAGTACGCGCTCGTCGAGGCGGTCGTGGCCGACGGCACCGAGATCCCACCGCACGTCGCGCAGCTCGAGGACGTAATCCTGCACGTGCTGCACGGTGAGCTGGCGCTGGTCGTCGACCGCGAGCCGAGCACGCTCGGCACGGGGGCGACGGTCGTGCTCGAGCGGGGCGTGCCGCGGCGGCTGACGGCCACGCGGCCGACGCGGGTGCTGGCGCTGATCACGCCCGCGGGGCTCGAGCAGCTGCTCACGGTGATCGCGGACCCGGCGACGGACCCGGACGACCGGGCGGCGCTGCTCGCGGTCGGTGGCGTCCAGACCGTGCCCGCGGCATGA
- a CDS encoding helix-turn-helix transcriptional regulator translates to MIDAGPNTLLERGAELEGLASQLSGARAARGSVALLEAPAGHGKTSLLRVLRAEAADNGLRVLAATGAPLERDFAFGIVRQLFDAELHGADAARREHLFAGAAALAEPVFATVPAADQQDPAHSTLYGLYWLAVNLAAEQPLLLVIDDAHWADAPSLRFLDALARRVEDLPVLLAIGARPAEPGAEQELLDGLATAPATRLHRPGALSEAAVRALVSAKLDAEPGFIAACFETTRGNPLLLTELLKSAPFAGRADEAEAVRTTVPGTVARTVTARIRRLSDHALAVARAIAVLGDATSLERVAALSGLTPAEAASELDQLAQADLIDPADARFTHPMVREVVEADLGAQRARLHREAARRLHADGALDGVVATHLLAAEPANDPWASEILARAGRRALAEGAPDVALTLLSRCSPATPESLVALGLARFRLGEDPLPPLDEALAGDVSPDLAADAAAIAAAALVLASEPRRAAARLRAAIPRAPEARRGELEDQLVEALSYRDDDAEEYLATVERHRDSDRPTLLCHLAHARAMAGAPRSEVLPAWRRAFADTRVFARLGVERFAALWAIEALLAVEAADEAKEAIRAMTDLTDRAGSRSSAGAAAWLEARWERRFGHLRRAEDLARHGLDLGRGAHVPETAIGTTLGGILLDRGDLPGARDALAAIPEPGPTASIFGLWATRARLQLEEGDPEAALTSLERQESADAARRWLIGLREDSHALRVRILLALGRADEAEAFARTEIDRAQAREAAGAEAVLHLALGDAQRAVDAAQRAPLPLVRATALAELGFALRRDGRRADARPPLREARDLAHRCGAVALEARVHEELVVAGARPQRLAFSGVDALTAQERRVAELAVRGLRNREIAEALFVSLKTVEVHLGRAYTKLGIKGRSQLADALA, encoded by the coding sequence GTGATCGACGCCGGCCCCAACACGCTGCTCGAGCGCGGGGCCGAGCTGGAGGGCCTCGCGAGCCAGCTGAGCGGGGCGCGCGCGGCCCGCGGATCGGTCGCGCTGCTGGAGGCGCCGGCCGGCCACGGCAAGACGTCGCTGCTGCGCGTGCTGCGGGCGGAGGCGGCGGACAACGGGCTGCGCGTGCTGGCCGCGACGGGCGCGCCGCTGGAGCGCGACTTCGCCTTCGGGATCGTGCGTCAGCTGTTCGACGCCGAGCTGCACGGCGCCGACGCGGCGCGGCGCGAGCACCTGTTCGCGGGCGCGGCCGCGCTCGCCGAGCCGGTGTTCGCGACGGTCCCCGCCGCGGACCAGCAGGACCCGGCGCACAGCACGCTCTACGGGCTCTACTGGCTGGCGGTCAACCTCGCCGCGGAGCAGCCGCTGCTGCTGGTGATCGACGACGCGCACTGGGCGGACGCGCCGAGCCTGCGGTTCCTGGACGCGCTCGCGCGGCGCGTCGAAGACCTGCCGGTGCTGCTCGCGATCGGCGCGCGGCCCGCGGAGCCGGGCGCCGAGCAGGAGCTGCTGGACGGGCTCGCGACCGCCCCGGCCACGCGGCTGCACCGGCCGGGCGCGTTGTCGGAGGCGGCGGTGCGGGCGCTCGTGAGCGCGAAGCTCGACGCCGAGCCCGGGTTCATCGCGGCGTGCTTCGAAACCACCCGGGGAAACCCGCTGCTGCTGACCGAGTTGCTCAAGTCGGCGCCCTTCGCGGGCCGCGCGGACGAGGCCGAAGCGGTGCGGACCACCGTTCCGGGCACGGTCGCCCGCACCGTCACCGCCCGGATCCGGCGGCTCTCGGACCATGCGCTGGCCGTGGCGCGGGCGATCGCCGTGCTCGGCGACGCCACGAGCCTGGAGCGGGTCGCCGCCCTGTCCGGGCTGACGCCGGCCGAGGCGGCGTCAGAGCTCGACCAGCTCGCGCAGGCCGACCTGATCGACCCGGCGGACGCGCGCTTCACGCATCCGATGGTGCGTGAGGTGGTCGAGGCGGACCTCGGCGCGCAGCGCGCCCGGCTGCACCGCGAGGCGGCCCGGCGGCTGCACGCGGACGGCGCGCTGGACGGCGTGGTGGCCACCCACCTGCTGGCCGCCGAGCCCGCGAACGACCCGTGGGCGTCGGAGATCCTGGCGCGCGCCGGTCGCCGCGCGCTCGCGGAAGGCGCGCCGGACGTGGCGCTGACGCTGCTGTCGCGCTGCTCGCCCGCGACGCCGGAGAGCCTCGTCGCGCTCGGGCTCGCACGCTTCCGGCTGGGCGAGGACCCGCTGCCGCCACTCGACGAGGCGCTCGCCGGCGACGTCTCACCCGACCTGGCGGCCGACGCGGCCGCGATCGCCGCCGCGGCGCTCGTGCTGGCGAGCGAGCCGCGCCGTGCCGCCGCCCGCCTGCGGGCGGCCATCCCGCGAGCACCGGAGGCCCGCCGGGGCGAGCTCGAGGATCAGCTCGTCGAAGCGCTGTCCTACCGCGACGACGACGCCGAGGAGTACCTCGCCACCGTCGAGCGGCACCGGGACAGCGACCGGCCGACGCTGCTCTGCCACCTCGCGCACGCCCGGGCGATGGCGGGCGCCCCACGCTCGGAGGTGCTGCCCGCGTGGCGGCGGGCGTTCGCGGACACCCGCGTGTTCGCGCGCCTCGGCGTGGAGCGCTTCGCCGCGCTGTGGGCGATCGAGGCGCTGCTCGCCGTCGAGGCCGCGGACGAGGCCAAGGAGGCCATCCGCGCGATGACCGACCTGACCGACCGCGCCGGCTCGCGCTCGTCGGCCGGCGCCGCCGCCTGGCTGGAGGCGCGCTGGGAGCGCCGGTTCGGCCACCTGCGCCGCGCGGAGGACCTCGCCCGCCACGGCCTCGACCTCGGGCGCGGCGCGCACGTGCCGGAGACCGCGATCGGCACGACCCTCGGCGGCATCCTGCTCGACCGCGGCGACCTCCCAGGTGCGCGCGACGCCCTCGCCGCGATCCCCGAACCGGGCCCGACCGCCTCGATCTTCGGCCTCTGGGCCACGCGCGCCCGCCTGCAGCTCGAGGAGGGCGACCCCGAGGCCGCGCTGACCTCCCTCGAGCGTCAGGAGTCCGCCGACGCGGCGCGCCGCTGGCTGATCGGCCTGCGCGAGGACTCCCACGCCCTGCGCGTGCGCATCCTGCTGGCGCTCGGCCGCGCCGACGAGGCCGAGGCCTTCGCGCGCACCGAGATCGACCGCGCCCAGGCCCGCGAGGCGGCGGGCGCCGAGGCCGTCCTGCACCTCGCCCTCGGCGACGCCCAACGCGCGGTCGACGCGGCCCAGCGAGCCCCGCTCCCACTCGTGCGCGCGACCGCGTTGGCCGAGCTGGGCTTCGCGCTGCGCCGCGACGGCCGCCGCGCCGACGCCCGCCCGCCGCTCCGCGAGGCCCGCGACCTGGCCCACCGCTGCGGCGCTGTCGCCCTCGAAGCCCGCGTGCACGAGGAGCTCGTCGTCGCCGGCGCCCGCCCGCAACGCCTCGCCTTCAGCGGCGTGGACGCCCTGACCGCCCAGGAACGCCGAGTCGCCGAGCTCGCGGTGCGCGGCCTGCGCAACCGCGAGATCGCCGAGGCGCTGTTCGTGTCCTTGAAGACGGTCGAGGTGCACCTCGGGCGGGCCTACACGAAGCTGGGCATCAAGGGCCGCTCGCAGCTCGCCGACGCTCTCGCCTAG